A genomic region of Stigmatopora nigra isolate UIUO_SnigA chromosome 16, RoL_Snig_1.1, whole genome shotgun sequence contains the following coding sequences:
- the phex gene encoding phosphate-regulating neutral endopeptidase PHEX, whose translation MEAERLSVRGLEPERARGRRYGTALIVCTCLCAALLLALIVVSQKSPKQEFCLTPECIEAAGAILRKMDKSVDPCEDFYTFSCGGWLENNPIPEDSSSYGIYPWLRQQVDLRLKELLETPSEDGELEAVTKAKTLYRSCMNESLLEEADAQPVLGTLQQADFRWPVLGDGLGGAFRWVEADWNLPRTLANLRNQHGKSVLVRVYVAPDDKNSSRYIVKLDQASLSLPSREDYITNTTAAKTYRAALLSLMVDTAVMLGAPQKAARVQMEKALDFETKLAHIIIPYENRTSENMYNRYTLSRLQRQIPQLDWLFLVKSVVESDSDPSLSVTSSEAVVVRAPQYFRDLVKLLNATEPRTVANYIQWRTVFSKLTTLSRRFLYRYLDYARVTSGTTSLSPRWDKCINYIEYTLVYATGRLFVDTYFQEDKKDMMDELIDGVRRAFVDALGENDWMDAATKARAVEKANAVLAKVGYPEFILNDTYVNEDVKELEFDENDYYGNVLQTLKFVAQSDMAWLRKKVPRTEWFTNPTTVNAFYSSSTNQIRFPAGELQKPFFWGKEYPRSLSYGAIGVIVGHELTHGFDNNGRKYDKDGNLDQWWSNSSVTAFTDKTQCMVDQYNQYFCKKAGLNVRGKRTLAENIADNGGMRQAFRAYRRWVAESNGGVEEPLLPGVGLDNNQLFFLSYSHVRCNAFRPEAARDQIQSGAHSPPKYRVIGAMSNFPEFSEAFKCPSSSVMNRGRQSCRVW comes from the exons ATGGAAGCGGAGCGGCTGAGCGTCCGAGGACTCGAACCCGAGAGGGCCCGCGGGCGGCGATACGGGACGGCATTGATCGTTTGCACGTGCCTTTGCGCCGCTCTCCTCCTGGCGCTCATCGTGG TTTCCCAAAAAAGTCCCAAACAGGAATTCTGCCTGACTCCAGAGTGCATCGAAGCAG CCGGAGCCATCCTGAGAAAAATGGACAAGTCGgtggacccttgtgaggacttTTACACTTTCTCCTGCGGCGGCTGGCTGGAGAACAACCCCATTCCCGAAGACTCGTCATCGTACGGTATCTACCCGTGGCTCCGGCAGCAGGTGGATTTGCGCCTCAAag AGTTACTGGAAACGCCATCTGAAGATGGTGAACTGGAGGCCGTAACCAAAGCCAAGACGCTCTACCGGTCCTGCATGAATGAGA GTTTGCTGGAGGAGGCAGACGCCCAGCCGGTCCTCGGGACGCTCCAGCAAGCTGATTTCCGCTGGCCAGTCCTGGGCGACGGCCTGGGCGGGGCCTTCCGCTGGGTCGAGGCCGACTGGAACCTCCCGCGCACGCTGGCAAATCTGCGCAATCAGCACGGCAAGAGCGTTCTGGTCCGCGTTTACGTGGCTCCGGATGACAAGAACTCGTCCAGATACATCGTCAAG CTGGATCAGGCATCTTTATCTCTGCCCTCCAGAGAAGACTACATCACCAACACCACTGCAGCAAAAACG TACCGCGCGGCTTTGCTGAGTTTGATGGTGGACACGGCCGTCATGCTAGGCGCTCCCCAGAAAGCGGCACGGGTCCAGATGGAGAAAGCGCTGGACTTTGAGACCAAGCTAGCTCAC atAATAATTCCTTACGAGAACCGCACCAGCGAAAACATGTACAACAGATACACGCTGTCAAGACTACAACGCCAGATTCCACAG TTGGACTGGTTGTTTTTGGTCAAATCGGTGGTGGAGTCGGACAGCGATCCGTCCCTGTCCGTCACTTCATCGGAAGCCGTGGTGGTTCGAGCGCCGCAGTACTTCCGCGACCTGGTCAAGCTCCTCAACGCCACCGAGCCCAG GACGGTGGCCAACTACATCCAATGGAGGACAGTTTTCTCCAAGCTAACCACCCTCAGCCGTCGCTTCCTCTACCGATACCTGGACTATGCCAGG GTCACTTCGGGAACCACATCTCTATCACCACGCTGGGACAAGTGCATCAACTACATCGAGTACACGTTGGTCTACGCCACGGGACGACTCTTCGTCGATACGTACTTCCAGGAGGACAAGAAAGACATG ATGGACGAACTGATTGACGGCGTTCGGCGGGCTTTCGTGGACGCGCTGGGGGAGAACGACTGGATGGACGCGGCTACCAAAGCTAGAGCTGTGGAAAAG GCGAACGCCGTTTTGGCTAAAGTGGGCTACCCCGAGTTCATCCTGAACGATACTTACGTCAACGAGGACGTGAAGGAG CTGGAATTTGACGAAAACGACTACTACGGCAACGTGCTCCAGACACTGAAGTTCGTCGCTCAGTCGGACATGGCTTGGCTTCGGAAGAAGGTCCCCCGTACAGA GTGGTTCACCAATCCCACCACAGTCAACGCCTTCTATAGCTCGTCCACCAATCAAATCC GATTTCCCGCCGGTGAGCTCCAAAAACCCTTCTTTTGGGGTAAAGAGTACCCCAG GTCGTTGAGTTACGGCGCCATCGGCGTAATCGTCGGACACGAGCTTACCCACGGATTCGACAACAACGGGCGCAAGTACGACAAGGACGGCAACCTGGACCAATGGTGGAGCAACTCGTCGGTAACGGCCTTCACGGATAAAACACAGTGCATGGTGGACCAATACAACCAGTACTTCTGTAAGAAGGCGGGCTTGAAC GTTCGCGGCAAGCGGACGCTAGCGGAGAACATCGCCGACAATGGCGGAATGAGACAAGCGTTTAGG gcgTACCGACGTTGGGTCGCCGAGAGCAACGGCGGCGTGGAAGAGCCCCTCCTACCCGGTGTAGGACTGGACAACAACCAGCTTTTCTTCCTCAGCTACTCACAT GTCCGTTGCAATGCCTTCCGACCAGAGGCGGCCAGGGACCAGATTCAGTCCGGTGCTCACAGTCCACCCAAGTACAG GGTTATCGGTGCCATGAGCAACTTCCCCGAGTTCAGTGAGGCCTTCAAATGCCCCTCGTCGTCCGTCATGAACAGAGGTCGCCAGTCTTGCCGGGTGTGGTGA
- the ptchd1 gene encoding patched domain-containing protein 1 codes for MPGAAAAASAGWERLDPGRQPATAAMLRQALHAGLSGGFRALGRSVASQPVLFASAPLLLAVLLGASFSRYRVEDDVEALLAPKHSLAKIEGNLVDSLFPLNHSKHALYSDLQTPGRYGRVIVAARRGNLLESPLLDDVLELHRLIYQMRVTAPPSGPSSFNYTFSHLCLPDDKNACIVDDIIRALEEISANADANRSATTPPLRYPITSLADGRRAYIGHQLGGVQTWPGDGQEVRSARALQLTYYLRARGGLTEGAAGQWEEAFCARLRRFAALHPRLALYPATSASLRADFQFSSVLARGPLLAGLGLCGALAVLCCSMRDCVRSKPWLGVLALLSVALAGLTAAGILNLSGSTYNSTYLGIPFVVLGHGLFGSFEMLSSWRRTREDQHVRERVASVFGDVMPRFSGSTALHLATLGLAASPLTNMEAVRLFCRAAALAVGVSYAYTLSFYSSCLVLTGYLETGYRHGCFCRRVPRRERLDSKPAWYRCLMYTRYQDEAQGATGSPRLPHARTYVRADAPDTRPRDSHLLLGCVRRCYADWITNTYVKPFVVLLYLVYISFGLMGFLQVAQGSDPSSLVATDTATVSYARAQQRYFSSYSPVIGFYIYESAPYWNATVQGDLLEYAKGFQRISWLESYLAYLTERNQSAAPSRENFTRTLRLGFLREPRFAHFADDIIFAERGPGEEPDLAASRIFLAAKTTENKRREMSALLDTLRRLSLTSRVRFLIFNPSFVYLDRYAAAVSSPLRHSLLAVLFLLGLASLAVVEPLVSAWLGLTLLSVQFGVVGFMTLWGVELDCVSVPCLILALGHAADCSAPLLCGFAAGRGEGRTRWVRLALERHGVPSLQSFLCYGAALAPMGSVRSNLTCTLFRCLALTAACSALHTLAFLPALLTFLPPSKSRSRRGEGEDAPRREVECVEMDGVPVVDQITTV; via the exons ATgccgggcgccgccgccgccgcgtcggCTGGCTGGGAGCGGCTGGACCCCGGTCGGCagcccgccaccgccgccatgcTGCGGCAGGCGTTGCACGCCGGGTTGAGCGGCGGTTTCCGCGCGCTGGGGCGCTCGGTGGCCAGCCAGCCGGTGTTGTTCGCCTCGGCGCCGCTGCTACTGGCCGTCCTACTTGGCGCCAGTTTTAGCCGCTACCGCGTGGAAGATGACGTTGAAGCTCTCTTGGCGCCTAAACACAGCTTGGCCAAAATCGAAGGCAACCTGGTGGACAGCCTATTCCCCCTAAACCACTCCAAACACGCCCTCTACTCGGACCTGCAGACGCCAGGACGCTATGGGCGGGTCATCGTGGCCGCACGCCGGGGGAACCTCCTGGAGTCGCCGCTTCTCGATGACGTTCTCGAG CTCCACCGCCTAATCTACCAAATGCGAGTGACAGCGCCCCCTAGCGGCCCCAGCAGCTTCAACTACACCTTCTCGCACCTGTGCCTCCCGGACGACAAAAACGCCTGCATCGTGGACGACATCATCCGCGCCCTGGAGGAAATCTCCGCCAATGCCGACGCCAACCGCTCGGCTACGACACCCCCGCTGCGCTACCCCATCACGTCTCTAGCCGACGGCCGCCGCGCCTACATAGGCCACCAGCTTGGCGGCGTCCAAACCTGGCCCGGCGACGGGCAAGAAGTGCGCTCGGCCCGCGCACTCCAGCTCACCTACTACCTTCGGGCTCGCGGCGGTCTGACAGAGGGCGCCGCCGGCCAATGGGAAGAGGCCTTCTGCGCCCGGCTACGGCGATTCGCCGCCTTGCACCCACGGCTGGCGCTCTACCCGGCCACGTCGGCGTCGCTACGTGCAGACTTCCAGTTCTCTTCGGTGTTGGCGAGGGGCCCCCTGTTGGCCGGATTGGGGTTGTGCGGCGCCCTGGCCGTGTTGTGCTGCTCCATGCGGGACTGCGTACGTTCCAAGCCGTGGTTGGGCGTGCTGGCGTTGTTGTCCGTGGCGTTGGCGGGGCTGACGGCCGCCGGGATTCTCAACCTCAGTGGCTCCACCTATAACTCCACCTACTTGGGGATACCTTTCGTGGTGCTGG GTCACGGCTTGTTCGGCTCCTTCGAGATGCTATCGTCGTGGCGACGTACCCGCGAAGACCAACACGTGAGGGAGCGCGTGGCCAGCGTCTTCGGAGACGTCATGCCGCGTTTTTCGGGCTCCACGGCGCTCCACCTGGCCACGCTGGGCCTGGCCGCCTCGCCGCTCACCAACATGGAGGCGGTGCGCCTCTTCTGCCGCGCCGCCGCTCTGGCGGTGGGCGTCAGCTACGCCTACACGCTGTCCTTCTACAGCTCCTGCCTGGTCTTGACCGGCTACCTGGAGACGGGCTACCGGCACGGCTGCTTCTGCCGACGGGTTCCCCGGCGGGAACGTCTGGACTCCAAACCGGCCTGGTACCGATGCCTCATGTACACACGCTACCAGGATGAGGCACAGGGCGCCACGGGGTCGCCTCGGCTGCCCCACGCCCGCACCTACGTCCGAGCCGACGCCCCGGACACCCGTCCCCGGGACTCTCATCTGCTGCTGGGCTGCGTGAGGCGCTGCTACGCCGACTGGATCACCAACACCTACGTCAAGCCCTTCGTGGTGCTCCTCTACCTGGTCTACATCTCCTTTGGGCTCATGGGCTTCCTGCAG GTGGCCCAAGGCTCGGACCCCAGCTCTCTAGTAGCCACGGACACGGCCACCGTGTCTTACGCCCGCGCCCAGCAACGCTACTTCAGCTCCTACTCCCCCGTCATCGGTTTCTACATCTACGAGAGCGCCCCCTACTGGAACGCCACAGTTCAGGGCGACCTTCTGGAGTACGCCAAAGGCTTCCAGCGCATCAGCTGGCTGGAGTCCTACCTGGCCTACCTTACCGAGCGCAACCAATCTGCCGCCCCTTCGCGGGAGAACTTCACCCGCACTCTCCGCCTGGGCTTCCTACGCGAACCCCGCTTCGCACACTTTGCCGACGACATCATCTTCGCCGAGCGGGGTCCCGGCGAGGAGCCGGACTTGGCGGCGTCCCGCATCTTCCTGGCGGCCAAGACCACGGAGAACAAGCGGCGGGAGATGTCCGCCCTGCTGGATACCCTTCGCCGTCTCTCTCTCACATCCCGTGTACGCTTCCTCATCTTCAACCCGTCCTTCGTCTACCTGGACCGCTACGCCGCCGCCGTTAGCTCGCCGCTACGCCACTCCCTGCTAGCCGTCCTCTTCCTCTTGGGTCTAGCCTCCCTAGCCGTGGTGGAACCCCTAGTCTCAGCATGGTTAGGACTCACCCTCCTCTCGGTCCAGTTCGGCGTGGTGGGCTTCATGACCCTGTGGGGGGTGGAGCTAGACTGCGTCTCAGTTCCCTGCCTGATCCTGGCCTTGGGCCACGCCGCCGACTGTAGCGCCCCGCTACTGTGCGGCTTCGCCGCCGGCCGAGGCGAGGGCCGAACCCGCTGGGTACGCCTGGCCCTGGAACGCCACGGCGTCCCCTCGCTCCAGTCCTTCCTCTGCTACGGCGCCGCCCTGGCGCCCATGGGCTCGGTGCGCTCAAACCTGACTTGCACCCTCTTCCGCTGTCTGGCGTTGACGGCCGCATGCTCTGCCCTACACACGCTAGCCTTCCTACCCGCCCTGCTCACCTTCCTACCGCCGTCCAAGAGCCGAAGCCGGCGTGGCGAGGGGGAAGACGCACCCCGCCGGGAGGTGGAATGCGTGGAGATGGACGGCGTTCCGGTAGTGGACCAGATTACCACCGTCTGA